The stretch of DNA GTCCCGGTGCCCCTGGACTGGTCGAAGCCCGCCGGCCAGAAGATCGAGATCGCGGTCTCCCGCCTGCGGGCCACGGAGAAGCGCCAGGGCGTCCTGCTGATCAACCCCGGCGGGCCCGGCGGCTCCGGCCTGGAGTTCCCGGCGATCTACCCCGAGCGGGTGCCCGACGGCGTCGGCCGGCAGTACGACTGGATCGGTTTCGACCCCCGCGGTGTCGGGGCGAGCAAGCCTGCCGTCTCCTGCGACGCGTCCTTCTTCAAGGGACCGCGCCCGGCCTACGAGCCCGCCGACCTGACGAAGGTCACCGGCAACGAGGCGGCCTGGGTCGCCCGGACGAAGAAGTACGCGCAGGCGTGCGCCGACCAGAACGGCGAGATCCTCTCCCACCTGCGCTCGATGGACACCGTGCGCGACATGGACGCGATCCGGCAGGCGCTCGGCGAGCAGCAGATCAACTACTACGGCATCTCCTACGGCACCTTCCTCGGGCAGGCGTACGCGTCGACGTTCCCGGAACGGGTCCGCCGGATGGTGCTCGACAGCAACGTCGCGCCGGACTACCCCGGCTACGGCGACGCGGGCCGCGGGCAGATCGAGGGCTTCGAGTACACGGCCGGTGAGTTCTTCGCCTGGATCGCCGCGCACGCGGTCCAGTTCAACCTCGGCACGACGGCGGAGGCGGTCACCGAGGCCTACTACGCACGGTTGGCCGACCTGCGGAAGTCTCCGGTCGGCACCATCGGGTCGGCCGAGTGGCAGGACGTCTTCCTCGTCGCCGGCTACGCGGAGAGCCTGTGGCCGACGCTCGCCGACGGGTGGGCGCTGTGGGAGACCGGCGACCACTCCCGCATGGAGTTCCTCTACGACGTGCTCTCCGGCGTCGGCGACGACAACATGTTCGCGGCGTTCAACGCCACGCTGTGCACCGACGGCCACTGGCCGCGCAACTACACGAAGATGCGCAACGACGCGATCGGCCTCGCGAAGGAGTTCCGCTTCGGCACCTGGGGCAGCTTCTGGTTCTCCGGGCCGTGTGCGTTCTGGCCGGTCAAGTCCGCGAAGCCGCCGGTGGTCGACGGGTCGAAGATCTCCGTCCCGATCCTGCTGCTCAACGCCACCCGGGACGCGCCGACGCCCTTCGCCAACGCCCTGAGGGTCCGTCAGGAGTTCCCGACCTCGGTCCTGATCTCCGACGTCGGCGGCATGACGCACGGCGTCGGCCTCAACGGCAATGCGTGCGTCACCGCGTACGTCACCGACTACCTGCGCGACGGGACGCTCCCGGCGCGCGCGGCGGGCGAGGGTCCGGACGCCGAGTGCGCCCGCAAGCCGCTGCCCGAGCCGTCACTGCTGTTCCGGGGCCAGGCCGCGGGGGCCTTCTTCGACGGGTTCGCGCCGGAGCCGTTCAACACCTTGCTCCTCCAGATCCCGGTGGCGCACCGCCGATGACGCCACCGGAGCTGAGGACCAGTCACAGGGGGTCGCTATGAAGCGCACGGTCGTTCCCGGCGTCGCCGGGGCGGCCGGGGTGGTCGGTGCGTCACTGATCGCACTGCTGCCGGTCGGGACCGCGGGGGCGAGCGAGGCGGCGCCGGCCGCCGCCGGCGCCGGCAAGCTCGACTGGGTCAGCTGCGAGCAGTTGGGCATGGGCGGCCGCGCCACCGAGTGCGGCTACCTGACGGTGCCGATGGACTGGTCGAAGCCGAACGGCAAGAAGATCAAGCTCGCGGTGTCGCGGACCAAGTCGCGCGTCCCGGCGGCGAAGTACCAGGGCGTCATGCTCGTGAACCCCGGCGGCCCCGGCGGCTCCGGCCTCGCCTACTCCGGCCTCAAGGACCTGCTGCCCAACCGCAGTGGCGAGGCCTACGACTGGATCGGCTTCGACCCCCGCGGGGTCGGCGACTCGCAGCCGGCGTTGTCCTGCGTCAGCAACTACGCCGAGGGCAAGCGCCCGCCGTACGTGCCCGCGAAGGCCGGCAAGACCACGACGGCGAGTGAGAAGGCGTGGCTGAAGCGCTCGAAGCGGTACGCCGAGGCGTGCGGCAAGAAGCACGGTGAACTGCTGGAGCACATGCGCACCGTCGACACGGTGCGGGACATGGACGCGCTGCGTGCGGCGCTCGGCGCCGACAAGATCAACTACCTCGGGTTCTCCTACGGCACGTACCTCGGCCAGGTCTACGCGACGATGTACCCGGACCGGGTGCGCCGCATGATCTTCGACGGCAACGTGAACCCCAAGGGCATCTGGTACAGCTCGCAGCTCAACCAGAACCGCGCGTTCGAGAAGGTCGCCGACCGGTTCTTCGCCTGGGTCGCCCGGAACAACTCGACCTACAAGCTCGGCACGACCGCCGACGCGGTGCGCAGCAAGTACCTCGGCGTCATCAAGGAGCTGCGCGACGTCCGGCACGACGGCATCGGTGCGAACGAGTTCACCGACGCCTTCGTCCGGGCGATGTACGCGGAGTCGTTGTGGGCCGACACGGCGCACGCGCTCGCGGCCTGGGTGCTGCGGCGCGACATCGGGCCGGCCAAGTCGGCGTTTCAGGCGTCACTGGACCCGGACGACAACCTCTTCGCCGTCTACAACGCCGTGCAGTGCACGGACACCCCGTGGCCGACGGCGTACGCGACCTGGCGCAAGGACGCCTTTCAGGTCGCGAAGACGGCGCCGATCCTGACGTGGAGCAACGTCTGGTTCAACACACCCTGCCTGTACTGGCCGGCCAAGCCGGGGACGGCCGTGAAGATCGACGGCTCGAAGGCTCCGCCGATCCTCCTGCTGAACGCGACGCTCGACGGCGCCACCCCGTACGCCGGGGCGCTCGAGGTCCGCCGCCTGTTCCCGAAGGCCGTCCTGGTCGCCGAGAAGGACGCGACCACGCATTCCGGCGCGGTCCTCGGCGGGAACCCGTGCATCGACAAGCGGATCGCCGACTACCTGCTGACCGGCAAACTGCCGGCCCGTTCGGCCGGCG from Sporichthya brevicatena encodes:
- a CDS encoding alpha/beta hydrolase, which codes for MRALVAVATAGMVAVSGAAALGVATSPAARADATGVARPAAAITWGACESAALTGVGAECGFVPVPLDWSKPAGQKIEIAVSRLRATEKRQGVLLINPGGPGGSGLEFPAIYPERVPDGVGRQYDWIGFDPRGVGASKPAVSCDASFFKGPRPAYEPADLTKVTGNEAAWVARTKKYAQACADQNGEILSHLRSMDTVRDMDAIRQALGEQQINYYGISYGTFLGQAYASTFPERVRRMVLDSNVAPDYPGYGDAGRGQIEGFEYTAGEFFAWIAAHAVQFNLGTTAEAVTEAYYARLADLRKSPVGTIGSAEWQDVFLVAGYAESLWPTLADGWALWETGDHSRMEFLYDVLSGVGDDNMFAAFNATLCTDGHWPRNYTKMRNDAIGLAKEFRFGTWGSFWFSGPCAFWPVKSAKPPVVDGSKISVPILLLNATRDAPTPFANALRVRQEFPTSVLISDVGGMTHGVGLNGNACVTAYVTDYLRDGTLPARAAGEGPDAECARKPLPEPSLLFRGQAAGAFFDGFAPEPFNTLLLQIPVAHRR
- a CDS encoding alpha/beta hydrolase, encoding MKRTVVPGVAGAAGVVGASLIALLPVGTAGASEAAPAAAGAGKLDWVSCEQLGMGGRATECGYLTVPMDWSKPNGKKIKLAVSRTKSRVPAAKYQGVMLVNPGGPGGSGLAYSGLKDLLPNRSGEAYDWIGFDPRGVGDSQPALSCVSNYAEGKRPPYVPAKAGKTTTASEKAWLKRSKRYAEACGKKHGELLEHMRTVDTVRDMDALRAALGADKINYLGFSYGTYLGQVYATMYPDRVRRMIFDGNVNPKGIWYSSQLNQNRAFEKVADRFFAWVARNNSTYKLGTTADAVRSKYLGVIKELRDVRHDGIGANEFTDAFVRAMYAESLWADTAHALAAWVLRRDIGPAKSAFQASLDPDDNLFAVYNAVQCTDTPWPTAYATWRKDAFQVAKTAPILTWSNVWFNTPCLYWPAKPGTAVKIDGSKAPPILLLNATLDGATPYAGALEVRRLFPKAVLVAEKDATTHSGAVLGGNPCIDKRIADYLLTGKLPARSAGDAADVMCPRGAGPEPGLLPFDVDSSLPAPDPQPRDQSLFDKIIGLLPSRAS